From Astyanax mexicanus isolate ESR-SI-001 chromosome 13, AstMex3_surface, whole genome shotgun sequence, the proteins below share one genomic window:
- the LOC103039124 gene encoding chemokine XC receptor 1-like has protein sequence MANSSNEENEIDYEGDEVCHKEYVAQVGSIAVPLFFSLVVLLSLVGNVLVLVILALYESLKSLTNIFILNLAVSDLIFTAGLPFWSFQFIWGWTFGKIMCNGVSFVFSAGFYSSTVFLMVMTLQRYLAVVHPLSDWETGSSLAVLPILAWVISIGAALPALFQTSVVQDHDNHNISYCLYSSNNAIIAATYQQNVFFVLAFSLIAFCYIRILQTVLNSRARKRHRTVRLIFCIVMVFFIGWAPYNIVIFLQTLKFYFIAAFTDCTVSDNLDYALYACRLLAFSHCCLNPVFYVFVGVKFRNHLKVILQLFRPQINTDPQRVRVATVQGSKGSMY, from the exons ATGG CGAACAGTTCAAATGAAGAAAATGAAATAGATTATGAAGGGGATGAAGTATGTCACAAGGAATACGTGGCCCAAGTTGGATCCATTGCAGTTCCATTGTTCTTTTCTCTCGTGGTCCTGCTCAGTCTGGTGGGTAACGTTCTGGTTCTTGTGATCCTGGCACTCTACGAATCTCTCAAATCCTTGACCAACATCTTCATCCTCAACTTAGCTGTATCTGACCTGATCTTCACTGCTGGACTTCCATTCTGGTCCTTTCAGTTTATCTGGGGCTGGACGTTTGGTAAAATAATGTGCAATGGTGTGAGTTTTGTCTTCTCTGCTGGATTTTATAGCAGCACTGTGTTCCTGATGGTGATGACCCTCCAGCGCTATCTAGCAGTGGTCCATCCTCTGTCTGACTGGGAGACGGGCTCAAGTCTAGCAGTTCTTCCCATCCTTGCCTGGGTGATCAGCATTGGAGCAGCTCTACCAGCCTTATTTCAAACCTCAGTCGTGCAAGACCATGATAACCATAACATATCTTACTGTTTGTACAGCAGCAATAATGCCATAATTGCTGCAACGTATCAACAGAACGTCTTCTTCGTGCTCGCCTTTTCACTTATAGCTTTTTGCTACATACGAATTCTTCAGACTGTCCTAAACTCCAGAGCGAGAAAGAGACACAGGACTGTAAGACTCATCTTCTGCATTGTGATGGTCTTCTTCATTGGTTGGGCTCCTTATAACATTGTGATATTCCTGCAGACCCTGAAGTTTTACTTCATTGCAGCTTTTACAGACTGTACCGTGTCTGATAATCTAGACTACGCCCTTTACGCCTGCAGACTGCTGGCTTTTTCCCACTGCTGCCTCAATCCAGTGTTTTACGTTTTCGTTGGGGTAAAATTCCGGAATCACTTAAAGGTGATTCTGCAACTTTTTCGTCCCCAAATCAACACGGACCCCCAGCGAGTACGAGTTGCAACAGTTCAGGGTTCTAAGGGCTCCATGTACTGA